The following is a genomic window from Nicotiana tabacum cultivar K326 chromosome 3, ASM71507v2, whole genome shotgun sequence.
agataaaaaaatcaaaaaaaatagcccggaacacttaggcccgtttaggcccgtgggcccggcccatttagcccgggaccatgtgggcttaggcccatAGTGGGCCGGTTCCACCCTCCAAGACCGCTAAGCCCGGACCGTTTGGTCCGGGGACCTTTTGGCCTGGCCCGTTTAGCCCATTTAGACCCGACCCACAATACAACCTTAATTCACACACGATCCGGGGAAGGTCCGCACCTCAAGGGctgtgatgtagacagcctatCCTAATGCAAGCAGCATTAGAGGCTGCTTCCACGGCTTGTACTCGTGACCTATGTCATATGGAgataactttaccgttgctccaaaaCTCCCCTTGAGAGCTAATTTCGCTAATACTCTAATCAAAAGTTTTTCATATTAAATAACAAGAAAATTAAAGTAAATGAAAAAAACATAATAGTGACTCAAAAAGAGAATGTGCAAAATCTAGTAGTCGACATAATCAAATAAAATGTCATGGAAAATTTTAGAACCACATTCAAATTTGGCACCGTTAGTGTAGCTTGAtcataaatcaaactaaaatgtCCCAACACAGATCACAATACCTTGGAGTTCTTTGATATGCTAACTAGAAGATATGTCTTGTGCCTGAAACCAGAGAGATTCAGACAATAAGACAGTTGAGAAGAAGACAAAGCTCAAATTACAACCTCTTAAAAGAATTTAATGTTTCCATCAGAAAAACTAAGATTCACCAAGCTATAGGTTAGATTTCTCTCAATTCATATTCATAGCAAAGAATATTGACTACCCCTGCACTGTGTGATCCAAATCTGAAGCAGCCAGCAGATCATCATAAAcagaaagaaggaaaccagaagaaaGCAGGTTTCTATCTACTTAATATGTTCAGTTACAAAGAATTGCTTTCTTGGGTTAAGTCTCTTGGTTATGCATGTTGCAAGAGAAATTGGTTTAATGTCCGTGTGATTACAGATGAAAGAAAATCACAGCTGTACCCTGAGAGTGCCAATGATACTGCAAGAGAAACAGTTCCAAATATTCAGTTGGGTATTCACGTCGCTGGATTGCACGGTGCACACGGTACTAACATGAATGATAATAAACATTACGAATAACTTTCCAAAATACATTTGATGAGTGTATAAATATTAGATCACGATAACTCAGCTTTGAAAATCACAATAAGCATAGGCGTATTTCGGCTTTTGGGTGGAGTAGTCCAGGACTACTTCACTAAATCTTTTTGGGCTTTCAAACCATCACAACTATTGGATCCCAATTTATCAAAAGTTATCATTAGATTTTAGCAGACCTCAACTAATACTGTACTTCCTCAGTATTCTATATattttctatcttttttcttttggatAATTGAATCAATAAATATTTCTCTTTTTTTGGGAATAAGTTTTCCGATTTTAAGAAATTTTAGAAAAAAGAATGTTCAAAATGCTTACACCTTATGATTGACCTTCACTGTTTGCCTGTAAGAACATCGTGGAGTAACTCAATATAGCATTTTAACTCTAATTAACAACAGATAGACGTGAAGCTAATGCAAGCTCCTGCTTGATTGCAATATCGCGTTGGAGATGCTCGTTTCTTAAAATCTATACACTAGAGATCAGTACAATTGTACCAAAAACAACGGCTGTTTCCTTAAATACTGCTTCTGTTGCAACGATTCAGGGAGGAAAGAAACAATCCAGATTGTTAACCAAAAACTGGCACCAAGAGAACCAAATCCAGATGCCAATTTCCCAAGCAAGAAGTTTTGGCAGCAAAACAGGATAATAATAAAGATAATTTGCAACAAATATGCAGAGCAATTACTTCATACCCGGCAACTGACATCAGCACTACAGGTTTCTCATGCCCGTAAAGTGTTGCCTTCAAAGCTTGTTGGCCGCGCTTACCACTAGAATCAAGGGACCATAATCGAACAGTTCCATCTAAACCACCGCTTGCAAGTATATTACTAGGACAATCACCCAACAATTTGTCTGAAAGTGTGGAAACTGGACCATTATGGCCTCTGAAACATCGTTGACAACGCCCCTAAAAATGAATCCCACAGGCAAAACTGAGAAAATGACGGACAACATAGTTATTTAAAGAGATTGGATACCCATATACAGAATATAAAACGAACATAACCAGAAACTGATGCATGCGCATATGCATAGAACATGACATTCACCGAATTGACATATTCTCTTGGTACCAAAGCATCATGAGAATTTAGGCTGTCCTTGCATTCAAAATAATGTGCAGAATTCAACAGTTCCACTAATGGGAATCAGTATCATAAAGTAAACATAATTTTGCGCGAAAAGAAAATATGCAAAACTTCAATAGTTCAACTGATGGGAATCTGCATCATAATGTAAACACACTTTAGCACAAAATCCTTATAGGCTATGGAGCAGCCATGATGCATCAGAAGAATACTCTATTTCTTTCTTTTGCAATAGGAAAATGATATTCAGCAAAGAATATTGAGTAAAACAGCAAGTATGACAACTCCATGATATGGTGAAAACAATACTTAAAATTAACAATAATAAGTTTTAAGAGATTCAACTAAAAGAATTTGCAGATTAGAACGTCACTGACAGGACAAGAATTGATTACGAGTTTCATAAGCTCAGTAGGTTCAATAACTCATGAGACCCAGGACAAATACAAGTATTCACGCAAACATTAAAGGAACTAAAAGTCATCTTGAGTTATTTAGACTACCTTCCACCATAGCCGAATTGAATGGTCAAAGCTTGAGGTTACCAAAAGATTGTCATTTTTCTGCATCTTGCTACTATACAGGCATGTCTCTTCAAATGGAATTAATCTGCAGTTAGTAGGATTATGGCTGTTGCTACACATATTAAAAAgaaatatcaaaactaagacATAACATATTTGTAAGGGAAGCAAACAAGTACTGAATCAGCTAATCCAGAACTTGTTCAGTTACATCCTTCAAGTCTATCTTGGATGAAGCGTGAAGCCCATAACATTCTCCAAAGATGGTCACTCTGTAGCTTCCTAAGAACATTTCCCATCTTGAAGCAGAGATGAGTTCAACATATCCATCTACTTTGCTTCTTAATTTCACAGTGCTAACTCTCAAATCTCACTTGGACCAcagaaaaagaaaatgtaaagCAACTCTAACCTCATAGAAGTAATTCTGGAGGTGTGATCACCGAGTGTGACATACGGATCACTTCCATCCAGAAAATTGCCAATGTTCACTATATGGACTGAAGATCCCTGCATACAAGTTATTAACAAAAATCGTGTCATATAAATACTAATAAATATGGTTGAATATTCTATCAACTCGACTCCAGAAAATAAGGATTACAACCACCGGTCTAAGGTCCACATTGCAATTGATGGCAAATTTCTAAGATAATGTATTCAAGCAATAGCTAATTGTAATCCTCTACGTGCACACACAACCACCAAGATGCACTTTGTAAGCACTTTTGAGTTCTATGAAAGGAATAGCTAATTGTACTGTGACAGGAATTTGAAGAAATGGTCGACATACTACCTGAGAAAATATGATATTGTCTTTGTCAAGATGCAAATTTTCATGAGGTTTAACCTCAGTAGCAAACTCTACAACGATAGGGTCAACGAACTTGAACTGCAGCACATCACTACGCCTTGCAAGGTACGCTTCCCTGGCAGTTGGTATATGAGGAAAGCTAGAAGGTACTATTGGAGACCACTGCTGTCTGAAAAAATGAGCTTAGTACTAATCTCTAAGAAACTGGCAAGCAATGAAATACTGGAAGCAGAGAAGATAATCTGTTGATAACACACCAAACAGTCACAATTTTCCAATCATAGGTACTTTTGAAGCATTTTGGAGAGTCCTTTTCCCAAATTAGCTTCCTTTAAAGAAACAAGGCCTACTTCTGAATACTCTTTAGCTTCCAATGCGAACTACTTTTGTGTTAATTATTCAGAAACCACGACTCCCAATATATAAGAAGATCTCTCTTTTTGATCAGTAATCAGAAAGTAAATTTGGCAAATATGTAAGAagatatatgatttaagataccAATACCCTAAGCAGTTAAAAGTTGCTCTACATCACCAAAGTTTAGCAGTAGCTTTAATTTTCAATTCAGTTTTTGAGTTAAACAATAAAAACTGCCCTACTCGAAAGAGTGAAATAGTGCTGATTTCTCTTCAATTAGATGGACGATAGTGCTGCTAGGCTCATTTACATTTACACCGCAGATTCGCTCGCAAATAGAGATGCATAATTGCTACGAGTATTATAAAAGATTGTATCTATATCCAACCCTTATCAAATAAGTAATTAACAAGGGTTTAATTAGGAGAAAGTATAACCTGAAAAGGGATTGCCAAATATAGTCAGAATAGGCAGCTCTTTGAAGGTATTTACAAGACATAGCCATGTTTGACAGGTTTTGAAGATTCAAATAAGTTGCACAGTGAACCAATGCGTCCATGTCGAGGTCTGTTATGCTTGTCGAGTTATTTCGAGTCGCCGGTGAACTGTCCGCCATTTTTTGGATTCTCTCTATTCAAACCCTAAAATCACAAATGAATGGCGAACTGTGTGAGAAATTTCTAGAATTGTAAAATGGAAGAGGAGCTATTTTGAAAAGGAAGCTCATATGCGAGTGAAATATAATTCAATCCCGTAAAACGGTTCCCAAAATGGGTTCCTccgattttttttattatcttattttaatTCACTTCTAAAATCAAGGAAATTTCTAACTTATACAAAGTTTGTTTGGATTGACTTTTAAACTGATTTGAATCAGCTTTAAAAAAATTTTTAGCATTTGGCAAAGTcaaaaaatacatcaaataagTTAAAAGTTACTTTAAAAGGTCAAAAATAATAAGTTGGGCAACCCCAACTAGGACTGTTTATTCGGATCGGATATCCAaaatccgaaccgatccattcaatttcgaatttcggattggatcggatttcggattgtattttttaaaatttcggatTCGGATTGATATATTTTAATCCGATCtgatccgatccgaaatccaaaattattagagaatgtataaatactacactttaatttcggatagtcagtacttcctttacatcaaccgccaagttattacctttacaattgttagatttagctatattgacaccatagtactctcataagtgcataaacatgaatttttcttaatgtattgcttcttttacaaagaaaatatacatattaatttaactttgaggcataataatacgatccaaaatccgatccgatccaaactttaaaattcgATCCAATCCGATATAATTCGGATTGCATTTTTTAGAATCCGAAATTCGAATCCGAAATGTGCTAAATCTGATCCGATTCGTGCACAGCCCTAACCCCAACTAACTAGtttttggcttaaaagctattTCTGCTGAAAAGTCACATTTTAAAGTCAATTCAAACGGGCTCATAATACTACAAACTATTAGGACAACAAAATTACGCACCAAATTATATTTACATCTATAGTTATATACATGTACAACGATAAAAATGACAATTTTATAGAATATCACTaaaatcaaattctaaaaattagaTAACAAAATATAAGTATTTATTTGCTTCCAAAACAATGTAATGTATTTATATTAAAGCTTGACCTACTAATTTGGAAAGCAAAGCAATTTCAGCCaaaagaatatttgaaaaataacgAAGGTTAAAAATTAGATGTATACATTatgtattattttaaaaaaaattcagaattacaaaatcaattcataaaattgttatataatttttgtgtatTACTTTAATATGTTTCTAGATCTTCTCTACAATAGTGAGTCCTATATTATCACAAAGATAATTTAACTTTTGTTTCCAGCCAAATAATATAAAATGGAACAGAGTGCAAGTTGTAATTAATTTTGCACGGAATTATGTTTTTTCCGtcataaaaaaaaaggaaaaaaattgagTTATTGACCAGCTTCGCAGTTGTACTCCTCAGTCCTTCACTCCCAATTCCGTCAGTCAACTCACATCGCATTTCGCTCAAACCCCAAACCCTATCCCCACCGGGATCCTACAACTCCGACAACATGCCTCCGACCACCGTCATCGCCGCCGTCCTCCTCCTCCTTCAACTCTTCATCACCGCCACCATCTCCGCCCCAATCGTGGGACTAGACTCCTTCCTCGCTCAACAATCCCGGGTTGACCCGACTGCCACAAACGATTCATTCCTCTCCCTTCCTTCTTCCCTCAAAAAACACCTCGCCCACCCCTCCTTAAACAACCCAACCACTCCTTCTTCCCTCCTCTCGTTCCAACTCTCCGTCCCCATCACCGTCAAGCTCGTCGGCTCCAATTTCTCGTCCTCTTCCAAATCTCAGCTCTCTTCATTTCTCAGCTCTGCAATTTCTTCCGATCAGTTCCACGTCATCACCCCTTTCTCTTATCAACCATCTCATCATCTCTCTATTTCCCATTCCCTTCACCTTGACGTGTCGCATTCTTCTAATTCCCTTTCTTCACGTTTATCTGAAACCCTCAAAACTCACCTCTCCACTGTCCCTTCATCTTTCAGATCCGTGCTCGCCTCCGTCCCGCACGAGATCATCGATGAATTAATCAAACAGGACTATGAAAAAGAGAAACCAATTAATGggatttatatttatattctcaATTTGGGCTCCCAGTCAAAACCCTATGCTTACAGCTACACTCCTGGAGATCCGTCCCCGGCTTTCACTAAGTGTTTGGGCACTGTATGGACCGGAAAAGATCGGTATTTGTGGATTGATTTGGGGGCTGGCCCGGTTGATTATGGGCCTGCGTTGTCCGGCGATGGCGTGCTGCCACGTGGCGAGTTTCATCCGTTTGCTTCGTTGCACGGCCGCCCCAAGTCCCAAAAGGCACTGCTTTCGGATTTGGCGTCTTTGGTTTGGAGTGCTTATCAGGTTCTTCTTGTGCCCTCTTTGCGAATTCCTGTCCCGTTTGAGAATTCGTTAATTGTTGAGTTTATACATATACATAGTAATTCGGATAATAAGGATAGTTTTGGGTTAGATTGGAAGTTGATAGAGAGGAATTTCATGGATGAAGTAAATGAAAATGGGTTGTTGTTTGGTGATCAATCTTTGAGATTTAAGAAGTATGAGGTGAATTTAGCAGAGTGTCCTATTTGTTCTTTTGCCATTTCTAGGGCTGCTACTTCGTATACTTCTAGGTACTTGTTTGATAATTATACTCTGATTGTCAGTGAGTACCTGGACTCAAAGCGTTTACACCAGACATTGTCTGAATCGGCTGAGGAGTTTAGGAAGGTCGCTAAGCTTCCTGAGGAGGACTTTGCGGGAAGGATTCTTCCGGTTTATGTTTTTGATTTGGACGTTAATACGATTCTGTTGCTTGATCGTTATCATCAGTCCGTGGCCTTTAAGGATATGGTTATTGCAGTCAGGACGAAGAGTACGCAGACTGTGAGTGATTATAGTTGTAATGGGCGTCATGTGTTTACACAGACTCGCGAGTTGGAGAGACCCCTTGTAGGTTCCATCTTACAGAGCATGTGGGGTGTTTCCCCGACACATATGGTATGGAGCCCGAGACATAACAGTACTCTAGTTGACTATACGTGGAGCATTGGGCAGACACCATTTGGCCCATTTTCGGAGGTTTCTTCCTTGTCGTTTGTCCAGAAGGATGCTGCGAGGAGAAATGTGTTGCTGACATCGTTGAACTATAGTATTACTAGTGCTCTTGAGGTTCTTGGATCCATTGCTGCACATGGCGGGGAGAGAAAGCTTCTGAAGCATAATCAGCTTACTGAGTTCATGCAGCGGTGGAACTTGTTCAAGTACAAGCTAGACAAGGCAGTTTCAGCGCTATCACATTTTGACTTCGAAATGGCTCTGTATTACATGAGGTCGTCGGATCATGATATTTATGCCATTCATTCTCTTGTTTACCATGCTTCTCAAGAGCTGGAAGCATCGCTAGACTGTTTCAAGGACCCACCATTTCCCTGGGGGTCAGTTTCTATGACTGCTGGAGTTATAATTTTCCTTCTGTATGTTTGGGTAAAAAGAGATAAGTTCTTTTCCAACAAGCGAAAACAATTTTGATATTTTCTGAAGCACTGGAGTTTGTAAGATCTGAGTTGATACAACACCCGTATCTATGAGTAGCATGCTGGCTGTAAGCTCTGAAATTAGAATTTGTTTTGTTAAGAAAAGGTACTGCAGTTTCAACTAGCACAGAACATCTTGATTATTGTGTGGACTTCGTAGAAGTGTCAGGATCATGCTTGCCAATTGGATCATAGGAGCTTTTTGGTCTATCGTCCTATGGATGTTCATTGAAGAGTTAATAGATTATAAACTCATCATCTAACTTATTTGCCAACTTACTCCCATGTGTAATTTGTCTTCggactattttttattttctcagcTCCTCATGTGGTATATAATGTGTGTAGCCTCACCTTCTCTTCTTTTGAGTACCCCTTCTATGACCCatgagaaaataatgaaaatcagGAAAATTTGAGACGTATGAATTGAATGTGATGGTTATCAACATTTCCTCCATTTGTCCTGTTATTCCTATTGTGCTTCCCGATAATCAGTTTACCAGTTTTTAGTGCAAGATTGTGCGTCAATTTATTTATCTTTTGGAAATGAAACTAGAATTTGAAATTACTGTGCCCTACTACAATTGTCTAACTTTGGCATTTCAAAATATTTATATTCGATGTTAGTCAAAGTCTCTCTACCTCCCTAGgtggggtaaggtctgcatacaaccatacacattaccctccccagacatcacttgtgggattataatgggtatgttgttgttgttgatgttagTCAAAGTCTCAAAGATATATATAGTTTTTGTTTTGGAAGCAAAAGAGAATCATTCAGAGACACGGATTGAAAATTTATCTTCACTATGTTTCTCTAACTATAACTTTGAGGATTTTGAGGGGCGggcccattatccaccgagtttcgaaGGATGCGGTTGGTCCAAAGAATCGGCCCCAGACGGATTTCTCGgtcattaaaaaaaataactttgaGGATTTTGAGTTATCTTTCTAAACTGCTTTATAAGATGCTTGATTTGTTGGTGCAGTTGTATCATTGCTCTTATGGTACATGTGCTTCCTACGTTTTTTAATTCTGCTATAAAATTTGTGTTTGTTAGATATGTAAATGAGATTGTTAGCATTTTGCTTGCCAGAAAAATTGTGTCATGAAATTCGACAATTATTGTCAATACATTTACTTAGGTAGAATGTACTTATATTTTTTCTGACTGATCAAAAAAGAAATGTACTTTTGATATATGGT
Proteins encoded in this region:
- the LOC107759590 gene encoding uncharacterized protein LOC107759590 isoform X5 produces the protein MADSSPATRNNSTSITDLDMDALVHCATYLNLQNLSNMAMSCKYLQRAAYSDYIWQSLFRQQWSPIVPSSFPHIPTAREAYLARRSDVLQFKFVDPIVVEFATEVKPHENLHLDKDNIIFSQGSSVHIVNIGNFLDGSDPYVTLGDHTSRITSMSNSHNPTNCRLIPFEETCLYSSKMQKNDNLLVTSSFDHSIRLWWKGRCQRCFRGHNGPVSTLSDKLLGDCPSNILASGGLDGTVRLWSLDSSGKRGQQALKATLYGHEKPVVLMSVAGHKTYLLVSISKNSKVMVWDTSTSSSVRSSCCVGKSTVPGAPKALKCHESLIYVAAGSSVVAIDIRTMRQVFKVNHQEELHSFQMLPEKSLICTGLAQRFVLYCC
- the LOC107759590 gene encoding uncharacterized protein LOC107759590 isoform X1; this translates as MADSSPATRNNSTSITDLDMDALVHCATYLNLQNLSNMAMSCKYLQRAAYSDYIWQSLFRQQWSPIVPSSFPHIPTAREAYLARRSDVLQFKFVDPIVVEFATEVKPHENLHLDKDNIIFSQGSSVHIVNIGNFLDGSDPYVTLGDHTSRITSMSNSHNPTNCRLIPFEETCLYSSKMQKNDNLLVTSSFDHSIRLWWKGRCQRCFRGHNGPVSTLSDKLLGDCPSNILASGGLDGTVRLWSLDSSGKRGQQALKATLYGHEKPVVLMSVAGHKTYLLVSISKNSKVMVWDTSTSSSVRSSCCVGKSTVPGAPKALKCHESLIYVAAGSSVVAIDIRTMRQVFKVNHQEELHSFQMLPEKSLICTGLAQRAMLWDVRRGGDIQKGEAVAELDGHKGNVNLLYMDPYKIVSGGLEDIEIHVWETGNGRRTCSLLSCLQCDSPPGFGCSTMAVDGCRIVTACNNEDHSALYFQDFNNAMVPISSDSGILESKFWGPQSQSDTEEEPDNDST
- the LOC107759590 gene encoding uncharacterized protein LOC107759590 isoform X4, whose protein sequence is MADSSPATRNNSTSITDLDMDALVHCATYLNLQNLSNMAMSCKYLQRAAYSDYIWQSLFRQQWSPIVPSSFPHIPTAREAYLARRSDVLQFKFVDPIVVEFATEVKPHENLHLDKDNIIFSQGSSVHIVNIGNFLDGSDPYVTLGDHTSRITSMSNSHNPTNCRLIPFEETCLYSSKMQKNDNLLVTSSFDHSIRLWWKGRCQRCFRGHNGPVSTLSDKLLGDCPSNILASGGLDGTVRLWSLDSSGKRGQQALKATLYGHEKPVVLMSVAGHKTYLLVSISKNSKVMVWDTSTSSSVRSSCCVGKSTVPGAPKALKCHESLIYVAAGSSVVAIDIRTMRQVFKVNHQEELHSFQMLPEKSLICTGLAQRWPLYCRFRSWVVSLRFVLYCC
- the LOC107759590 gene encoding uncharacterized protein LOC107759590 isoform X3, which encodes MADSSPATRNNSTSITDLDMDALVHCATYLNLQNLSNMAMSCKYLQRAAYSDYIWQSLFRQQWSPIVPSSFPHIPTAREAYLARRSDVLQFKFVDPIVVEFATEVKPHENLHLDKDNIIFSQGSSVHIVNIGNFLDGSDPYVTLGDHTSRITSMRLIPFEETCLYSSKMQKNDNLLVTSSFDHSIRLWWKGRCQRCFRGHNGPVSTLSDKLLGDCPSNILASGGLDGTVRLWSLDSSGKRGQQALKATLYGHEKPVVLMSVAGHKTYLLVSISKNSKVMVWDTSTSSSVRSSCCVGKSTVPGAPKALKCHESLIYVAAGSSVVAIDIRTMRQVFKVNHQEELHSFQMLPEKSLICTGLAQRAMLWDVRRGGDIQKGEAVAELDGHKGNVNLLYMDPYKIVSGGLEDIEIHVWETGNGRRTCSLLSCLQCDSPPGFGCSTMAVDGCRIVTACNNEDHSALYFQDFNNAMVPISSDSGILESKFWGPQSQSDTEEEPDNDST
- the LOC107759590 gene encoding uncharacterized protein LOC107759590 isoform X2; this encodes MADSSPATRNNSTSITDLDMDALVHCATYLNLQNLSNMAMSCKYLQRAAYSDYIWQSLFRQQWSPIVPSSFPHIPTAREAYLARRSDVLQFKFVDPIVVEFATEVKPHENLHLDKDNIIFSQGSSVHIVNIGNFLDGSDPYVTLGDHTSRITSMSHNPTNCRLIPFEETCLYSSKMQKNDNLLVTSSFDHSIRLWWKGRCQRCFRGHNGPVSTLSDKLLGDCPSNILASGGLDGTVRLWSLDSSGKRGQQALKATLYGHEKPVVLMSVAGHKTYLLVSISKNSKVMVWDTSTSSSVRSSCCVGKSTVPGAPKALKCHESLIYVAAGSSVVAIDIRTMRQVFKVNHQEELHSFQMLPEKSLICTGLAQRAMLWDVRRGGDIQKGEAVAELDGHKGNVNLLYMDPYKIVSGGLEDIEIHVWETGNGRRTCSLLSCLQCDSPPGFGCSTMAVDGCRIVTACNNEDHSALYFQDFNNAMVPISSDSGILESKFWGPQSQSDTEEEPDNDST
- the LOC107759589 gene encoding uncharacterized protein LOC107759589 — protein: MPPTTVIAAVLLLLQLFITATISAPIVGLDSFLAQQSRVDPTATNDSFLSLPSSLKKHLAHPSLNNPTTPSSLLSFQLSVPITVKLVGSNFSSSSKSQLSSFLSSAISSDQFHVITPFSYQPSHHLSISHSLHLDVSHSSNSLSSRLSETLKTHLSTVPSSFRSVLASVPHEIIDELIKQDYEKEKPINGIYIYILNLGSQSKPYAYSYTPGDPSPAFTKCLGTVWTGKDRYLWIDLGAGPVDYGPALSGDGVLPRGEFHPFASLHGRPKSQKALLSDLASLVWSAYQVLLVPSLRIPVPFENSLIVEFIHIHSNSDNKDSFGLDWKLIERNFMDEVNENGLLFGDQSLRFKKYEVNLAECPICSFAISRAATSYTSRYLFDNYTLIVSEYLDSKRLHQTLSESAEEFRKVAKLPEEDFAGRILPVYVFDLDVNTILLLDRYHQSVAFKDMVIAVRTKSTQTVSDYSCNGRHVFTQTRELERPLVGSILQSMWGVSPTHMVWSPRHNSTLVDYTWSIGQTPFGPFSEVSSLSFVQKDAARRNVLLTSLNYSITSALEVLGSIAAHGGERKLLKHNQLTEFMQRWNLFKYKLDKAVSALSHFDFEMALYYMRSSDHDIYAIHSLVYHASQELEASLDCFKDPPFPWGSVSMTAGVIIFLLYVWVKRDKFFSNKRKQF